One region of Limnospira fusiformis SAG 85.79 genomic DNA includes:
- the ureE gene encoding urease accessory protein UreE gives MLVFTQKLAPDLDRIPDWTIALTAEQRTKTRQHIDIPGADRMTLCLDRGVNISEGDRLISETGDKVVAIVAQPEPVITVTAQTNLDLIRAAYHLGNRHVPLEITSQYLRLEPDGVLADLLIKLGCHVTQEIAPFYPDRGAYHGHDH, from the coding sequence ATGTTGGTTTTTACTCAAAAATTAGCACCGGATCTCGATCGCATACCGGACTGGACGATCGCCCTAACAGCGGAACAACGCACTAAGACTAGACAACATATTGATATCCCCGGCGCCGATCGCATGACTTTATGTTTGGATCGTGGTGTGAATATCTCCGAGGGCGATCGCCTAATTTCCGAAACCGGGGATAAAGTTGTAGCTATTGTCGCTCAACCAGAACCCGTCATCACAGTTACAGCCCAGACTAATTTAGATCTCATTCGCGCCGCCTATCATTTGGGCAATCGTCATGTTCCCCTAGAAATTACCAGCCAGTATTTGCGCCTGGAACCTGATGGAGTTTTAGCAGATTTACTGATTAAGTTAGGATGCCATGTCACCCAGGAAATCGCCCCATTTTACCCCGACAGGGGAGCCTACCATGGGCATGATCATTAA
- a CDS encoding DUF4276 family protein, which yields MVKEIRIYIEGGGDSKNTKARLRSSFNQCFRDLVKKVRVRRIKWNIIICGSRNNAYECFTKALVDHPNCCNILLVDSEAPVTNNNPWQHLRNRDHWNDAQVSDRYCHLMVQAMEAWFIADIDALIKFYGNGFRKNLIPENSNVEIIAKDRLPTILNEATRHTQKGKYQKIAHGCQL from the coding sequence ATGGTAAAGGAAATTCGCATTTATATTGAAGGTGGGGGAGATAGTAAAAATACTAAAGCTCGACTTAGAAGTAGTTTTAATCAGTGCTTTAGAGACTTGGTAAAAAAGGTTCGTGTTCGCCGGATCAAATGGAATATAATTATCTGTGGCTCGCGGAATAATGCCTATGAATGTTTTACCAAGGCTTTAGTAGATCATCCGAATTGTTGCAATATTTTATTAGTTGACTCAGAAGCACCTGTCACCAATAACAACCCATGGCAACATTTAAGAAATCGAGATCACTGGAATGATGCCCAAGTTAGCGATCGCTACTGTCATCTTATGGTACAAGCAATGGAGGCTTGGTTTATTGCTGATATTGATGCCTTAATTAAGTTCTACGGAAACGGATTTAGAAAAAACTTAATCCCTGAAAATTCTAATGTGGAAATCATAGCCAAGGACAGATTACCAACTATTCTCAATGAAGCAACTCGTCATACCCAAAAAGGCAAATATCAGAAAATTGCTCATGGTTGCCAGCTTTGA
- a CDS encoding class I SAM-dependent methyltransferase, which produces MATFLRPLSYRYQWLYDGISAVAALAVGGESRFRRLALEGLSITPETRVLDLCCGSGQATQIIAQYSQQVTGLDASRRSLSRARANVPTAEYVEAFAENMPFEDCSFDLVHTSAALHEMAPDQLQQILREVYRVLKPGGIFTLVDFHKPTNPIFWPGVAMFLWLFETETAWELIDTDLKGLLTSMGFQVDLSSPMADRTAFRLYAGGSLQVIQAQKPS; this is translated from the coding sequence ATGGCAACATTTCTGAGACCGTTAAGCTATCGCTATCAGTGGCTGTATGATGGGATTTCCGCCGTGGCTGCTTTGGCTGTAGGTGGTGAAAGTCGGTTTCGCCGCCTCGCCCTAGAGGGTTTGTCTATCACCCCAGAAACGCGGGTGTTAGATTTGTGTTGTGGCAGCGGACAGGCTACCCAGATTATCGCACAATACTCGCAACAAGTCACGGGTTTGGACGCATCAAGGCGATCGCTTTCTAGGGCCAGGGCTAATGTCCCCACTGCTGAGTATGTGGAAGCCTTTGCCGAAAATATGCCTTTTGAGGACTGTAGTTTTGATTTAGTCCATACTAGCGCCGCCCTCCATGAGATGGCCCCCGACCAGTTACAACAAATTTTAAGGGAGGTTTACCGGGTACTCAAGCCAGGGGGTATATTTACTCTGGTGGATTTCCATAAACCGACTAATCCCATATTTTGGCCGGGTGTGGCGATGTTTCTATGGTTGTTTGAAACGGAAACCGCTTGGGAGTTAATTGATACCGACTTAAAAGGCTTACTGACTTCTATGGGGTTTCAAGTGGATCTTTCCTCACCCATGGCGGACCGGACTGCTTTTCGTCTCTATGCTGGGGGGAGTTTACAAGTTATTCAGGCCCAAAAGCCTAGTTGA
- the hemH gene encoding ferrochelatase has translation MGRVGVLLLNLGGPEQLEDVRPFLYNLFSDPEIIRLPFTWLQKPLAWMIATMRHTKSQENYKEIGGGSPLRRITEEQAVALEEKLGEKGNNAQVYVGMRYWHPFTEEALAKIKRDRIDELVILPLYPQFSISTSGSSFRLLERIWEDDPELQKIDYTVVPSWYQRSGYLQAMAQLIAQELDHCPNPDQVHIFFSAHGVPLKYVEEAGDPYQAEIERCTELIMKTLNRPNPHTLAYQSRVGPVEWLKPYTEEAIPELAQQGVEDLLVVPISFVSEHIETLQEIDMEYRELAEESGIKNFYRVPALNTHPVFINDLADMVVEALESPSVHFSEVVRPSKRVKMYPQERWEWGMTTAAEVWNGRLAMIGIVAVIVELITGQGPLHFIGLL, from the coding sequence ATGGGAAGAGTTGGAGTCTTACTATTGAATCTAGGCGGACCTGAACAATTAGAGGATGTCCGCCCCTTTCTGTACAATCTATTTTCCGATCCAGAAATTATCCGGCTGCCATTTACTTGGCTGCAAAAACCTCTAGCCTGGATGATTGCCACCATGCGCCACACAAAATCCCAGGAAAATTATAAAGAAATTGGGGGTGGGTCTCCACTGCGAAGGATTACCGAAGAACAGGCGGTCGCCCTGGAAGAAAAACTTGGGGAAAAAGGTAATAATGCTCAGGTATATGTGGGAATGCGCTACTGGCATCCCTTTACCGAGGAAGCATTGGCTAAAATTAAGCGCGATCGCATTGACGAATTAGTGATTCTCCCCCTATATCCGCAATTTTCCATTAGCACCAGTGGTTCTAGTTTTAGGCTGCTTGAGAGGATTTGGGAAGATGACCCGGAACTACAAAAAATTGATTATACCGTGGTTCCCTCCTGGTATCAGCGATCGGGATATTTACAAGCTATGGCGCAACTAATCGCCCAGGAACTTGATCACTGTCCTAACCCTGATCAAGTCCATATTTTCTTCAGCGCCCACGGAGTCCCCCTTAAATATGTTGAGGAAGCCGGAGACCCCTATCAGGCTGAGATTGAAAGGTGTACTGAGTTGATTATGAAAACTCTTAACCGCCCTAACCCCCACACCCTGGCCTATCAAAGCCGCGTTGGTCCGGTGGAATGGCTAAAACCTTACACCGAAGAGGCTATCCCTGAATTAGCACAGCAAGGGGTCGAGGATTTATTGGTTGTACCGATTAGTTTTGTATCCGAACATATCGAAACTCTCCAAGAAATTGATATGGAGTATCGGGAATTAGCCGAAGAGTCCGGGATTAAGAATTTTTACCGGGTTCCGGCTTTGAACACTCATCCGGTTTTTATTAATGATTTGGCTGATATGGTGGTTGAGGCTTTAGAAAGTCCTAGTGTTCATTTCTCGGAAGTGGTGCGCCCCAGCAAACGGGTCAAAATGTATCCCCAGGAACGTTGGGAATGGGGTATGACTACAGCAGCGGAAGTCTGGAATGGTCGCTTGGCTATGATTGGAATTGTCGCTGTGATTGTCGAATTGATTACTGGTCAGGGACCTTTGCACTTTATCGGTTTGCTTTAG
- a CDS encoding AAA family ATPase, which translates to MRNLLSYGSDTEPLKLEPLNVLIGRNASGKSNLIEALGILKATPTDLTTPIRQGGGISDFLWKGTQKIPIAEIDATIAPLEGSMNLRYRISFTETGQRLEIIDEAIENEQPYPGENEPYFFYRYQGGRPVINEATEVDGYKKRALRRETLSPEQSVLSQRKDPDMYPQLSYLAAQFAQINLYRNWQIGRYSEPRLAQQTDLPSHPILEDISNLGLVLNNLQYQLGSREIIENLQKFYEEAEELIIKIYGGTVQIFIREKDLIQPIPATRLSDGTLRYLFLMALLLDPTPGPILCIEEPEIGLHPDILPMIAEMLISASERTQLIVTTHSDALISALPPESVLVCDRHESGSFIRRLEADKLKKWLENYTLGDLWRMGEIGGNRW; encoded by the coding sequence TTGCGAAACTTGCTCTCCTACGGGAGTGATACAGAACCGCTTAAATTAGAGCCTTTAAATGTATTAATCGGTCGTAACGCTTCCGGTAAATCTAATTTAATCGAAGCCTTGGGGATTTTAAAAGCCACTCCTACAGATTTAACTACTCCCATTCGTCAAGGAGGAGGAATTAGTGATTTCCTGTGGAAAGGAACCCAAAAAATTCCTATAGCCGAAATTGACGCAACTATTGCACCCCTAGAAGGTTCAATGAATCTGCGCTACAGAATCAGTTTTACCGAAACTGGTCAGAGGTTAGAAATCATTGATGAAGCAATCGAAAATGAACAGCCTTATCCAGGAGAAAATGAACCATATTTTTTTTATCGTTATCAAGGGGGTCGTCCAGTTATCAATGAGGCTACCGAAGTTGATGGATACAAAAAAAGAGCCTTACGTCGAGAAACTCTGAGTCCCGAACAATCAGTTTTATCCCAAAGAAAAGATCCAGATATGTATCCTCAGTTAAGTTATCTGGCTGCTCAATTTGCACAGATTAATCTATATCGTAACTGGCAAATTGGCAGATATTCTGAACCCAGATTGGCTCAACAAACTGATTTACCTTCCCACCCAATATTAGAAGATATTAGTAACCTGGGATTGGTGTTAAATAACTTACAATATCAATTGGGAAGTCGGGAAATTATCGAGAATTTACAAAAATTTTACGAAGAAGCCGAGGAACTGATCATCAAAATTTATGGTGGTACAGTCCAGATATTTATTCGCGAAAAAGATTTAATTCAGCCGATCCCAGCTACTCGTCTTTCTGATGGTACACTGCGTTATTTATTTTTAATGGCTTTACTACTTGATCCGACACCAGGACCGATTTTATGTATAGAAGAACCCGAAATAGGTTTACATCCTGATATACTCCCAATGATTGCTGAAATGCTAATATCCGCCTCAGAAAGAACTCAACTGATTGTTACAACCCATTCTGATGCTTTAATATCAGCACTTCCGCCGGAGTCAGTATTAGTATGCGATCGCCATGAAAGTGGAAGTTTTATTCGTCGATTGGAAGCCGATAAACTCAAAAAATGGCTGGAAAACTACACTCTGGGAGACTTATGGAGAATGGGTGAAATTGGGGGAAATCGATGGTAA
- the psaK gene encoding photosystem I reaction center subunit PsaK: MIYSTLIAAAPSTLPWSPNVAIVMIVCNVLAIAIGKFTIKQQNVGAPTPIAGMSAGAVVGSACLGHILGAGVILGLANVGGL, encoded by the coding sequence TTGATTTACTCAACTTTAATTGCAGCGGCTCCTAGCACTTTACCCTGGAGTCCCAATGTTGCCATTGTGATGATTGTTTGTAATGTTTTGGCGATCGCTATTGGTAAATTCACCATTAAACAACAAAACGTAGGCGCACCCACCCCCATTGCTGGTATGAGTGCTGGTGCTGTAGTTGGAAGTGCTTGCTTAGGTCATATCCTGGGTGCTGGTGTAATTCTGGGACTGGCTAACGTCGGTGGACTTTAA
- a CDS encoding urease accessory protein UreF has product MILPLLQLSSPALPLGAYSYSDGLETLVETGSIANAENLNHWLIQDLNYGAIRLEAALMMRAFQSFINQDLASICHWNSWLSASKETSELRLQSWQMGNSLLALMGEIYQANNGDHDYFQYIKSAIDQPCNYAIAFGITAAHSQIDPQTALLGYLHSWATHIIGAGVKLIPLGQTIGQKLLWQLSPTLTEISQQILMLNDDDLVSCSWGLGLASMAHEIQYTRLFRS; this is encoded by the coding sequence TTGATTTTACCATTATTACAACTATCTAGTCCGGCGTTGCCTTTAGGTGCTTATAGCTATTCTGATGGATTAGAAACTCTGGTCGAAACTGGATCTATCGCCAACGCCGAAAACCTGAATCACTGGTTAATTCAAGACCTCAATTATGGCGCGATTCGTCTGGAAGCCGCCCTAATGATGAGAGCTTTTCAGAGTTTTATCAATCAAGATTTAGCCAGTATATGTCATTGGAATAGTTGGTTAAGTGCCAGTAAAGAAACATCAGAATTGCGTCTGCAAAGCTGGCAGATGGGTAACTCTCTTTTGGCACTAATGGGGGAAATCTACCAGGCAAATAATGGCGATCATGATTATTTTCAATACATAAAATCAGCCATTGATCAGCCTTGTAATTATGCGATCGCCTTTGGAATTACCGCCGCCCATAGCCAGATAGACCCCCAAACAGCCCTACTGGGATATCTGCATAGTTGGGCTACCCATATCATCGGTGCCGGAGTCAAACTCATTCCATTAGGTCAAACCATCGGACAAAAACTGCTCTGGCAACTTTCCCCAACTCTCACCGAAATTAGCCAGCAAATACTGATGTTAAACGATGATGATTTAGTTAGCTGTAGTTGGGGATTAGGATTAGCAAGCATGGCTCACGAAATCCAGTATACCCGTCTGTTTCGCAGTTGA
- a CDS encoding FAD-dependent oxidoreductase, whose translation MSLTQQILSQIPGNPLTGLQNADRLWEAIKNHSLPIPETVTETDQPLNQIDYDVIVCGGTLGIIIGATLAKKGWRVAVCERGQLRGREQEWNISRHELQVFEQLNLLSPEELEKAIATEYNPARISFPDIPDIWVRDVLNIGVDPVYLLETIKTRFLEAGGQLLENTPYQAATIHPNGVTVETGVNQTLTSRLLLDAMGHFSPIIKQARQGKTPDAVCLVVGTCATGYPSNETGDIFASFTPVQNQCQYFWEAFPARDGRTTYMFSYIDAHPARPSLTDFFEDYLTLLPQYQNVELSQLNFKRALFGFFPCYRQSPLATPWNSIIPIGDSSGSQSPLSFGGFGAMVRHLNRLTNGIDEALKANILDSKSLALLQPYQPSLSVTWLFQKSMSVPMDKTINSHSINQLLAAVFQDMERLGEPVLKPFLQDVIQFPALAKTLFTTGILHPAIVLKVIPQVGLGNLVDWTIHYLNLASYSLLYPLGKSLNPLTQKLSAQQQYYIHRWVDAWCYGSGGDYHN comes from the coding sequence ATGTCTCTGACTCAACAAATTCTGTCGCAAATTCCGGGAAACCCTCTCACCGGACTACAAAACGCCGATCGCCTTTGGGAAGCTATCAAAAACCATAGCCTACCCATACCAGAAACCGTCACAGAAACCGATCAACCCCTTAACCAAATTGATTATGATGTCATAGTTTGTGGGGGAACATTAGGAATTATTATCGGTGCGACCTTAGCCAAAAAAGGATGGCGCGTCGCCGTCTGTGAACGCGGACAATTGAGGGGACGAGAACAAGAATGGAATATTTCCCGCCATGAACTTCAGGTATTTGAGCAATTAAATTTACTCTCTCCAGAAGAATTAGAAAAAGCGATCGCCACTGAATATAACCCCGCTAGAATTAGCTTTCCTGACATTCCCGATATCTGGGTTAGAGATGTTCTTAATATTGGTGTTGACCCAGTTTATTTGCTAGAAACCATCAAAACCCGGTTTTTAGAAGCTGGCGGTCAACTCTTAGAAAATACCCCCTACCAAGCCGCCACCATTCACCCCAATGGAGTCACCGTAGAAACCGGAGTCAATCAAACTTTAACCAGCCGACTATTACTAGATGCAATGGGTCACTTTTCCCCCATTATCAAACAAGCCAGACAGGGAAAAACTCCTGATGCTGTTTGTTTAGTGGTCGGGACTTGCGCCACCGGATATCCTAGCAATGAAACCGGAGATATATTCGCTTCTTTTACTCCTGTGCAAAATCAATGTCAGTATTTTTGGGAGGCTTTCCCAGCCCGAGACGGACGCACTACCTATATGTTTAGTTATATTGATGCACACCCAGCTAGACCCAGTTTAACAGACTTTTTTGAGGATTATTTAACCCTACTTCCTCAATATCAAAATGTGGAATTATCCCAGTTAAATTTTAAACGAGCCTTATTTGGTTTTTTCCCCTGTTATCGCCAGAGTCCCCTAGCAACTCCCTGGAATTCTATTATCCCCATTGGTGATAGTAGCGGTAGCCAGTCCCCTTTAAGTTTTGGTGGTTTTGGCGCAATGGTACGCCATCTGAATCGCTTAACTAACGGTATTGATGAAGCATTGAAAGCTAATATTTTGGATAGTAAATCTCTGGCTTTGTTACAACCCTATCAACCCAGTTTGTCGGTGACTTGGTTATTTCAAAAATCTATGAGTGTCCCGATGGATAAAACCATTAATAGTCATAGTATTAATCAACTTCTCGCCGCCGTATTTCAGGATATGGAACGTTTGGGGGAACCAGTGCTTAAACCTTTTTTACAAGATGTTATTCAATTTCCCGCCTTAGCTAAAACTTTATTTACTACCGGAATTCTACACCCTGCTATTGTCTTAAAAGTGATTCCCCAGGTGGGGTTAGGAAATTTAGTTGATTGGACTATTCACTATTTGAATTTAGCCAGCTATAGTCTACTGTACCCTCTCGGAAAGTCTCTGAACCCTCTCACTCAAAAATTATCTGCTCAACAACAGTATTATATTCATCGCTGGGTTGATGCTTGGTGCTATGGTTCTGGGGGAGATTATCATAATTAA
- the pgl gene encoding 6-phosphogluconolactonase: protein MHKRIEVLATRDQIVERSPEIILSKMEAAIQSRNRFTIALAGGGTPKPVYEALAKQDLPLDQIHIFWGDERYVPPDHPDSNQKMARSAWLDRVNFPESNIHPMPTGSGNPQVDAEKHDRQIREFFGVAPGEFPRFDMILLGMGDDAHTASLFPFTDALQVCDRLVTVGNKDGEPRITFTIPLINQADCVVFLVAGASKRSALAEVFAPTGDANAYPSRFIQPQGELWWLLDAAAGEEIQKS, encoded by the coding sequence ATGCACAAAAGAATCGAAGTTTTAGCTACCCGCGACCAAATAGTCGAGCGATCGCCAGAAATCATCCTCAGCAAAATGGAGGCGGCGATTCAAAGCCGAAATCGGTTTACCATAGCCTTAGCTGGGGGAGGGACTCCCAAACCCGTTTATGAGGCCTTAGCCAAACAAGATCTACCCCTAGACCAGATCCATATTTTCTGGGGAGATGAACGCTATGTACCCCCAGACCACCCAGATAGTAACCAAAAAATGGCTCGCAGTGCTTGGTTAGATCGGGTAAACTTCCCAGAGTCTAACATTCATCCTATGCCCACAGGTAGTGGCAATCCCCAAGTAGACGCAGAAAAGCACGATCGCCAAATTCGAGAATTTTTTGGGGTGGCTCCCGGAGAATTTCCCAGATTTGATATGATATTGTTGGGAATGGGGGATGATGCCCATACAGCCTCTCTGTTTCCTTTTACAGATGCACTACAAGTGTGCGATCGCCTAGTAACAGTTGGCAATAAAGACGGTGAACCTCGCATCACCTTCACCATTCCCCTAATCAATCAAGCTGATTGTGTCGTCTTCCTGGTAGCCGGGGCTAGTAAGCGATCGGCTTTGGCTGAAGTTTTTGCACCCACAGGGGATGCAAACGCCTACCCCAGTCGCTTCATTCAACCCCAGGGTGAACTTTGGTGGCTACTTGATGCGGCGGCGGGAGAAGAAATCCAGAAAAGCTGA
- a CDS encoding ATP-binding cassette domain-containing protein translates to MTRLNGKSNLSKKSPYLELNNQGQIITFELTQNQHILGRDRSRADLVVPETWLVISSGHLMLRQIGDTYHIFDGDGQQPSTNGLFVNHTRITVKEGYRLHSGVEITIGQNPKNQIRLRYFDPNNPSTSPYSAIPAISLKERSVMLGRDSTATVQLDSPIVSRCHGIIEPLDTGHYILNDYSANGIFVNGKRIEKATRLLDGDTIRIGPFTLMRQGDNLEIMDLGDRIRLDAQRLLRLVRDRRGKSKVLLSDLTFAIEPGQFVALVGGSGAGKSTLMRTLLGLSPTTKGSVYLNGDELQQNFNLYRHQIGYVPQDDIIHRHLTVGEVLTYAAKLRLPPDADIEATVTKTLYEIEMLDRRDVMVSQLSGGQRKRVSIGVELLADPKLFFLDEPTSGLDPGLDKKMMELLRRLANQGRTVILVTHATANMMMCDRVVFLGRGGRLCYFGPPGEAFEFFDLDTGDFADIYNLLEEGEAIAQDWSLRFRKSPQFQNYVVNHLTGGETPEKQRQPATQKLANIPQQLSILTQRYWRLIKRDPFNLLLNLLTAPVGILLIRLAIGDQDPFLGDADISLASLARQVLFVFTCASIWVGLSSSLQELVKETAIYTRERLVNLRIVSYLGSKFIVLSGLALLQTLFMVGIIAICFQSPSTPLFPWILGVSITTFLTLISAMGLGVLVSAYVQNSAQANSALPLLLLPQIIFSGVLFQMSGISRVVSWLMVSRWSMGAYGSLVDINSLIPPPVTLPDGTIIPQPFELSSVYEPTWENLLLNWGILGLHLLIYWGLTAIIQKQKDII, encoded by the coding sequence ATGACGCGTTTAAATGGGAAGTCCAACTTATCTAAGAAGTCCCCCTATTTAGAATTAAACAATCAGGGACAAATTATCACCTTTGAATTGACCCAAAATCAGCATATTTTGGGGCGCGATCGCAGCCGCGCTGATTTAGTAGTTCCCGAAACCTGGCTGGTGATTTCCTCCGGTCATCTAATGCTACGCCAAATCGGAGACACCTACCATATTTTTGACGGAGACGGACAGCAACCCAGCACTAATGGTCTGTTTGTCAACCATACTAGAATTACAGTTAAGGAAGGCTATCGACTACATAGTGGGGTGGAAATTACCATCGGTCAGAATCCCAAAAATCAGATTAGGTTGCGCTACTTTGACCCCAATAATCCCAGCACCTCCCCCTATTCAGCCATTCCGGCTATCTCTTTAAAAGAGCGATCGGTGATGTTAGGTAGAGACTCCACCGCGACAGTACAGTTAGATTCCCCTATTGTATCACGATGTCATGGGATTATTGAACCATTAGACACGGGTCATTATATTTTAAATGATTATAGTGCTAACGGCATATTTGTTAATGGTAAAAGAATCGAGAAAGCTACGCGATTGCTAGATGGCGATACCATCAGAATCGGTCCGTTTACCCTGATGCGTCAGGGGGATAATTTAGAAATCATGGATTTAGGCGATCGCATTAGATTAGATGCTCAAAGATTGCTGCGATTAGTTCGCGATCGACGAGGGAAATCGAAGGTATTATTAAGTGATTTAACCTTCGCCATTGAACCCGGACAATTTGTAGCATTAGTGGGGGGGAGTGGTGCAGGAAAATCTACCCTAATGCGAACGTTATTGGGTCTGAGTCCGACTACTAAGGGTTCCGTTTATTTGAATGGTGACGAATTACAACAAAACTTTAATCTCTATCGTCATCAAATAGGTTATGTTCCCCAGGATGATATTATTCATCGCCACTTAACGGTAGGAGAAGTTCTCACCTATGCGGCTAAATTACGCTTACCCCCAGACGCAGATATTGAAGCCACAGTTACTAAAACTCTCTATGAAATAGAAATGCTCGATCGCCGTGATGTCATGGTGTCGCAACTTAGCGGCGGACAACGAAAACGGGTTAGTATCGGGGTGGAATTGTTAGCGGATCCTAAGTTATTTTTTCTTGATGAACCGACATCAGGACTTGATCCGGGGTTGGATAAAAAGATGATGGAATTGTTGCGTCGTTTGGCTAACCAAGGACGGACAGTGATTTTAGTTACCCACGCCACCGCCAATATGATGATGTGCGATCGAGTCGTGTTTTTAGGAAGGGGAGGAAGGTTATGTTATTTTGGACCCCCAGGGGAAGCCTTCGAGTTTTTTGATTTAGATACGGGAGATTTTGCCGATATTTATAATTTGTTGGAAGAGGGAGAAGCGATCGCTCAAGATTGGTCTTTACGGTTTCGCAAATCTCCCCAATTTCAGAATTATGTAGTTAATCATCTAACTGGGGGAGAAACACCCGAAAAACAGCGGCAACCTGCCACGCAAAAACTCGCCAATATTCCCCAACAATTATCAATTTTAACTCAACGCTATTGGCGGCTTATTAAGCGAGATCCGTTTAATTTATTACTGAATTTGCTAACCGCGCCTGTGGGAATTTTATTGATTAGGTTAGCTATAGGCGATCAAGACCCCTTTCTGGGAGATGCTGACATCAGTTTAGCATCTTTAGCGCGACAAGTGTTATTTGTTTTTACCTGTGCCTCTATCTGGGTGGGTTTATCTAGTTCTCTGCAAGAATTAGTGAAAGAAACCGCTATTTATACCCGCGAAAGGTTAGTAAATTTACGGATTGTTTCTTATTTAGGATCCAAATTCATTGTCTTATCAGGATTGGCCCTTTTACAAACCCTGTTCATGGTAGGGATAATTGCCATCTGCTTTCAATCTCCATCAACCCCTTTATTCCCATGGATTTTAGGGGTAAGTATTACCACCTTTTTGACCCTCATATCAGCCATGGGTTTAGGTGTGTTAGTATCCGCTTATGTGCAAAATAGCGCCCAGGCTAATAGTGCATTACCCCTGCTATTATTACCACAAATTATTTTTTCTGGGGTATTATTTCAAATGTCAGGAATTAGCCGAGTAGTTTCTTGGTTAATGGTCAGTCGCTGGTCTATGGGTGCTTATGGTTCCCTGGTCGATATAAATTCCCTAATTCCCCCACCCGTAACCCTCCCTGATGGCACAATTATTCCCCAACCCTTTGAGTTATCATCAGTTTATGAACCCACCTGGGAAAATTTATTATTAAATTGGGGTATATTGGGGTTACATTTATTGATTTATTGGGGATTAACTGCGATTATTCAGAAGCAAAAAGACATCATTTAG
- a CDS encoding TIGR04283 family arsenosugar biosynthesis glycosyltransferase produces MTIFKPGTPRLTQPHSDRHIANIPHISIVIPVLNEAQTLPHTLKQLQGIKGIEVIVVDGGSQDETVTIAQSFSVQVITTAAGKARQMNAGAARATGDTILFLHGDTQLPDAFNHWIEQILRQPEIIAGAFELEIAAPMLPLRWVEFGVKMRSHYCQLPYGDQALFMKTQTFRDIGGFPDLPIMEDFALVRQLQKRGKIAIAPVPVITSARRWEKLGILQTTLINQIVIIGYLLRIPSPTLSQWYRARKRKNL; encoded by the coding sequence ATGACCATTTTCAAGCCAGGAACCCCTAGATTGACCCAACCCCATAGCGATCGCCATATTGCCAACATTCCCCACATCTCAATTGTTATCCCCGTCCTCAATGAAGCGCAAACCCTCCCCCATACCCTCAAGCAATTGCAGGGTATCAAAGGCATTGAAGTAATTGTAGTTGATGGTGGCAGTCAAGATGAAACCGTTACCATCGCCCAATCTTTCAGCGTCCAAGTCATCACCACAGCAGCCGGGAAAGCCCGACAAATGAACGCAGGAGCCGCGCGCGCCACCGGAGATACTATCCTCTTCTTGCACGGTGACACCCAGCTTCCCGACGCTTTTAACCATTGGATAGAGCAAATTCTCCGTCAACCTGAGATTATCGCGGGAGCCTTTGAACTGGAAATCGCCGCCCCCATGTTACCACTGCGTTGGGTGGAATTCGGGGTAAAAATGCGATCGCATTATTGTCAACTCCCCTACGGCGACCAAGCCTTATTTATGAAAACCCAAACCTTTAGGGATATTGGCGGTTTTCCCGATTTACCAATTATGGAAGACTTTGCACTGGTGCGGCAACTACAGAAACGGGGCAAAATTGCGATCGCCCCAGTCCCAGTCATCACCTCAGCCAGGCGCTGGGAAAAACTAGGTATCCTGCAAACCACCCTAATTAACCAAATCGTCATTATCGGTTACCTTCTCCGTATTCCCAGCCCCACCCTCTCCCAGTGGTATCGGGCCAGAAAACGTAAAAATTTATGA